The genome window tctgtttctcacaatactaaaaccagtgggcatacattgaaaatgctgggggaagaattaggactaataaaaggaaacatttcttcacacaacaggtgattggtgtttgcaatatgctgccacaggaggtggtgatggctactaacctggatagctttaaaagggcttcggtcagatttatggaggagaagttgatttatggctaccaatcttgatcctccttgatctgagattgcaaatgccttagcagcccaggtgctcgggagcaacagcagcagaaggccattgctttcacctcctgcacgtgagctcccaaaggactagatggactctggtctgatccagcaggcttgttcttatggtctcTAGCCTGTCTAGTGGGCTTGTTCAGCTGACAGATGGGGCCACCTCTTCTACTGACCTGCAGAAACGTCCTCCATGAGCTCTTTGGTCAAGGCCAGCAACGGTTCTCCTGAGCCCATATTGGGAAGGGTGTCTCATAAATTTGAAAAGAACAAACTCCTGGCCTTAACTGagacagtgtaatcctaaacagagttacttccTTATAAGAGTGCAACTCAGTTTAGGGGTTTGCTCTAAGACTCTAAGGCTAGTGATTCATGCTGTTTTATAGTGACACTGGTTATGTATACAGCCACATTTCTGTGACTATTGAGATGCATCTACAAATGTAGAGTAAGACTTCTATAGTACTGGGGTCGATTCTCAAGATCTATATATATAGACatattctttttgtttctgtcttttatgctgatatgccaataaaggttgacaaTATCCATGTGGGGCTCTATTTCATGAATCCTTCTACAAGACTTCAGTGAGATTCACTCCCCCGAGAGGCATCCCAAGAATCCTCACCAAGCAAAATGTCTCCTCTCAGTCAATTATTTTCTCCTCATTCTCGATGGGAGTGAAAAATCAGACGCAAGTGGTAGAGTTTGTCTTCCTGGGTTTCTCTGGAATTTCATACGGCCACACCTACCTCTCCCTGGTATTTCTAGCCATCTACTTGGTCACTGTACTGGGGAATCTCATGATATTTATTATGATTCAACTGGATTCCAGCCTCCACACCCCCATGTATTATTTCCtcagccacctctcctgcttAGATATTTGCCTCTCTTCGGTCACAGTTCCTAAGATCCTAGTGAACTTCTTGCGCCAACAACAGACCATCTCCTACAACCAGTGCATGGCCCAGATGTTCTTCGTGATGTCTTTCACGGGAATAGAGGGTGGCCTGTTGGCTGTCATGGCCTACGACCGCTATGCCGCCATCTCTAAACCTTTGCATTACTCCCGCCTCATGAACACCAAGGTGTGCACCGTACTGGCCTTTGCCACTTGGATCTGGGGCTTCCTAAACTCCATTCTTCATACAGCTCTCAGCTTCAAATTGGACTTCTGTGGAGTCAACCAGATTCATCACATCTTCTGTGATCTTCCTCCACTGACGAAAATTGCTTGCAATGATGCACACATCAATGAACTGGCAATCCGCATAGCAAGcatttttgtgggtggggggccCCTTGTGTTCATTGTTTTCTCATACGTCTTCATCCTGTCCTCCATCTTGAAGATCCGTTCCACCTCTGGGAAGCGCAAAGCTTTTTCCACCTGTGCTTCACATGTCATTGTTGTCTTCATTTACTATGGGAATGCATTACTGAATTATAACAGTCCAAGTGGTGGTTACTCCTTGGCGACGGGCACTTTGGTCTCCACCATGTACTGCATCGTCACCCCAATGCTGAACCCCCTCATCTACAGCCTCCGCAACAAGGAGGTGAAGGGGGCCCTCAAGAAGGCagtggacagctggaggaagtctAAGCATCACCACCCTATAAGCTAGGGCAGGTGGCAGATGTTTCGTGTTCTTCTTGAGAGCTACCTGGCTTCAGAACTGTGTGAACTCTGGTGGTAATTGGATGATTATTTTGCTAAACTGAGGGACACCGAACGGGTAAGGAAGACACAGAATCTATAGTAGAACTGAAAGAAGAGCAACAGGTTGCTGAAATTGAGGAACAAGCTCCAGAATAATAAGAATTTAGAAAGTTAGGGAGGCAGAAAAATAGAAAAGTTTAACCCCAAGGAAGAGCACGCAACACGCACCGTTCGATTTATGCCCCATCCTGAGCATCTCTCAGTAGAGGGACATGAAATAGCTGATGCCACAATAAAAtattgctagtctttaaggtgccccaaGAATCTTGCCCGTTCCTGCTACATCTGCCTAATGAAGCCGCCCCTCAGGAAAAGGTAGCACAGCTCAGATTCTCAGTCACTGGCTGGGTCCCTTTTCTCATCAATGCTTTATTATTCAGTCTTAACAAAAATGGGTCAGAAGGATGTGAGAATGGGGGGTGAGGATGTTTGTCGGACAGTGAGTGTGAGAATGCCCCATGAGGGAAAGCACGAGAGATACCTGGTGTAACGGATTGAAGCTTCTGGTAGAAAGgattcctggtagctgttttcaggaaccttccttttacttaacttttcgctgccaccatttaATTCAGATAACTAGAGAACCCCACGCTGTTACTAGTcaccaaggctttaaagattTCCACCTCTCTCCCACGCTGACTTGAGGGGAAattacttcagagtccctttaactgttttggagggaactcctaatggctggggtttctagccagtcacccattctaaagaagaagaagaagaagaagagtttggatttatatcccccctgttctctcctgcaggagactcaaaggggctgacaatctccttgcccttcccccctcacaacaaacaccctgcgaggtaggtggggctgagagagctccgagaagctgtgactagcccaaggtcacccagctggcgtgtgtgggagtgtacaggctaatctgaattccccagataagcctccacagctcaggcggcagagctgggaatcaaacccggttcctccagattagatacacgagctcttaacctcctacgccactgctgctcattggtTGTAGGAGATGGTCTGTTGCTGGCGCACACACAGAGACTCTCACAGGCACAAGGGAGTTTGAAGACGgcaattgaaatttatttttaaaacaaaggaaaggcttctttaaaactggctcagagaggtactaaagcttggcggttacagagaggttcttttcacttaggtttcagagacgttgttggcactttagtttcacacagacacactTGGAGTGTCTCTTCAGAAGAAAAGAGTTTTGCCCCAAAATATCAAACGCCTTTACTGACAGGCAGCTGGTCTTTTGGCTGTGCCTCACCCCTCTGAATCTTGCACGCcggtctatgccctgtgagattctggcctccaagcctccctctcccactgtcccaaactggccaaactgccactggactgggcctcccaggactggtgttgaactgggtaggacagactctaggtctggacagtctCACTGTCAAGCCTCTGACTGGCGGGTCCCTTTCCACCAGCCTCAGGGCCTCCACCCTCTAGCAAGCCTCCTCGGCTCGTAGAGTTATCTGAACCCTGACAGCTAACACAgctgagtcagaatccttctctctctcaactGTCAGTTTCAGACCCCAAactctgactgatcttcagtctcgactgctctctgacagactctgatTCGAACTCTTCTCACTCTAagatcgaatccccactaccgtcttagccaggtttcagaacacaaactaaccaggtttgagggacgacctccccggtcgaatccccttTCTCTAGGGTAActtctgccaccacctgaccattgtaGGAACTGTCCACTAGGGAGGGTCAGGACCTGTTTTCTTTCCAACTCTTGAGGTCCTGCCTCTGGGTCTCCCATTACCCTCTCCTGGGCTCCACAGGGACAGGTTCCTGCCTAGTTTGCCCCTGGAGgaacagctgcttgccaactactagcttccccccccccgccccagcgcACCCTTTTAAAATAGCATCTCCAAGATagtgaagggcaaggagtttgtcagctgccttgagaaaggggaggtattAATCCAAGGTCTTCTTTTACCAGCATCCgaagtttaaaagtatttattaaaaaagaaatgtttatgtCAGGATGTGAAACAgggtttgcagcagggcagggagggaCAGGCTTGCCagatccagggtgggaaacctCTGGACacgtgggggtggagtctggaaggGAGTATAATACCATCAATTCCAGGCATTCACACCTAGCCAGGAAAGGGGCCGTGCTTGCTCCCCTCtcctatgttaatggacctttctctttctctttcctttgatgCTGGTAACTTTTGATAACTAGGCAAACCCTGGCGCCGACTCTGAAGTGGGTGGTGGCAGGTGGCTGTTACATCACTGCGCTGTCCTTGGGTTGTTCCCCTCCCCAATGGTTCTTTCTTTCCACTGCGTCTTGTTGCAAGCGTGATCAGAACTGGATTCCGCAAAGCCAGGTACCTGCTGTTATTATCAATAAaaacttctgatcaagaatccagagtctcgTGTTGACTTCAGTCGTAGAACCTGACAGTTTAtaagcatacttttagcacagtACCAGATTAAGCAAGGgatccaaaagaaatgaaacacaatTCCATCTTACTATACATGCCCTATCACATGTTAAAATATACAGGAGAATCTTAATCTTAGGAAGTTATAGATCTCTACAGAGTTCCTATTGCctggggctgagagtttgaccccccccccacttgtcctTGCAACCTGTACTAGCATTTCTAAAAAGGTGACTGGGGTGAGGCTGGAAAGCAATTGATCTGACTTCCCCATTCCTCCTGCCCAGAGGGAAATGATGGTTCAAAGTTTCCTTCAAACTTCATGTGGAAAAAGCCATTTCTTTACAGCACCCCCAGGGAGAAATGGTAGGACACAACTTGCATTCTGACATGTTCTGGACAGCCCTTTGGGTATCAATTATATCACTGTGAGAAAGAATCTGTTGCAATTCTCTGAGCTTCCAGCTAGTTCTCTTCACTCCCTGAGGGTTAGCAATCCAGGAGTATCCCCAAGCCCCACAGCCTAAGAATAGTATACTTCAGCTTTGTATACTTCTGGCTGCTCCAGGGCATCAGAGACTTCATGCTGGAGGCAGAGAGAGGCTTCCAAGGTCTAGAACAGATTCCATGTCTAGGGGCCATCATGCACGAACACCCTGAAAACTCCGGATAAGTTGTTCTCATCTTGAAGACAGGATGAACAAGAATGGACAGAGTTGAGGACAAGGAGGCCCCCATCCTTGACTTGTCACCCATGTGCAAAGGTgagcaactgggggggggggtaccatatCTCCAGATGTTGGGCAAATCCCACCCTATCTGCAGGTAGGAAATGAGGTAGCTTCTGGAGCCCGCTTCTGGAGCCGCATGAGCATTATTGAGCTATCAGTTTGTTCAGATTTAAGATTAGTTTAGTAGAAGGGAATGGGTACTGCATATATTTTTCCTTGAGTAATGAAATATACAAGAATGAGGGACAACTGTTAGTGTCTTTGGCAGCTTGACTCTATGTAATCAAGATAATCTTTCAATTAATTAATAACAACACAAGAGTTATTATTGCTTACAAGGCCTCCGTGCTTTCCAAAGAAGTAAGCAGAATATCCCACCCATGAATTCTGTTCTAAGGACATCTCAACCAATGCTACATTTTCTTAAAACCATTTAACCATTTATAATCTTATAACCATTTAAGCATTTAATAATTTTGATTACAAGTATCATATAAATGAACATCTGTTGGTCCCCAACCAAGAtaccctccggggatcgggcggtataaaagccaaaataataaaaataaataccccaTCTTTGGACGACATGCTCACTTCTCTGAAGTTTTTCCCATTCTCAGCTGCATCTGCACACGGAAAGTGGTGTTAGTATACAAGGCTTTAACAAGGGCAGGCAGCCTGCCGTCTATGCCCATTTTCATAAGTTTTTCCCATAGAAGTTCCCTGCTCACTGAGTCAAATGCCCTGAAAAGGCAACATACTTAGATATCATCATATTTAGAAGAATGACATGGTCTAATGCAGATTTCCCTTtagtaaaccagatttgttccaGGCCCATAATCTTATTTCCATTGGCCCGTAAGGTTAATTTGCTCGAGAGATATTTAGCGTATAGCTTTCCCGCAATAGACTAATAGGCCTGGTTCTGGCGTCGGGTGGTACCTGCTGCAGGAATAGCTGAGGCGTTAAGCTGGCACGATGGTGGAGGTGAGGAGGGGTTGGTAGTTCCTGCTCAGTTTGGGGTTCAGGGCTCGGAAGGTGTCCTTCTCCTGGGTGCTGCCTGGAGGAAGCAGATTGTTGAGTGGGCCGGGGTGGGCTTTCCGCTTCCTTGGCGTGGAGAGCATCCCTTCCCGTGCCCATTTAGGGAAAGATGCAGGGGTGTGTGGATGACTACGAGGAACTGGTGCTTGCCTTCtgggtttggatttggatttatgctttctggggccccttccgcacacgcaacataatgcattttcaaaccactttcacaactgtttgcaagtggattttgccattccgcacagcttcaaagggcactgaaagcagtttgaaagtgcattattctgcatgtgcggaaggagccaagaaATTGAACTGTTCCTTTTATGTCATTTGGTTTCTGTTTCCTTGAACTGGAACCTAGCTTATTAGAAGCATGAAGTTAGCAAACACACAAAGAggcatacataagaacataagaacataagaactagcctgctggatcagaccagagtccatctagtccagcattctgctactcgcagtggcccaccaggtgcctttgggagctcacatgcaggaggtgaaagcaatggccttctgctgctgctgctcctgagcacctggtctgctaaggcatttgcaatctgagatcaaggaggatcaagattggtagccatagattgacttctcctccataaatacaTTTAACCAAGAGATTTGATCCTGGTGTTGAAGTGGATTGTACTAACAATCACCACTATCTCTAACAGTGCAAGGTCcacgttagcccaaataaactcaaaaatacacacgttgcactctggccgtgtccaatcttatatattgatcttacatataactAAACAACACTTctgtttgtatttacatttccttatttctctgacaaagttcttaaaggtacagcataagtcttccaactcttataactaaacataaataatcacttagtccattcaattctttgttcagaaacaaagcttcagttccatatagtccatattccaattctgtaggttctacataaaaacgtctcgcgcgtatagaacatttttcgtgcgtcttcctcagtatgccaatatgttcaatcaacttccaacagttctttgaggcttctaatgggtatatctgaaattaaagttacacagatacatatatactgaaatcaaaattatgcctaATCATCCATCTTTCCTGCACCAGTCCATTTCTCAATtaatcttttgtttttattactcccattactaaatggctctctgttaagagttgcccactcccatctctgccttccgtttgtctttcataagaacacaagaacaagccagctggatcagaccagagtccatctagtccagctctctgctactcacagtggcccaccaggtgcctttgggagctcacctgcaggatgtgaaagcaacggccttctgcagctgttgctcccgatcacctggtctgttaaggcatttgcaatctcagatcaaagaggatcaagattggtagccataaatcgacttctcctccatcaatctgtccaagccctttttaaagctacccaggttagtggccatcaccacctcctgtggtgttAAGttaatagaagtgttaagttaatagaagtgttaagttgtttaattatatgtaagatcaatatctaagattggacacagccagagtgcaacgtgtgtctTTTTGAGTTTGTTGAAGTGGATTGTACTCCACAACAAGCTTGTGCTACTCCTTAGGTACCACGAGAGCAATGAATGCGCTAGTCCTGAGAATGCCCCCAAAGTAGCCTAATCTCTAGAATTTTACTGGATTCAGTTGCCAGAGAGCCATAAATCTGTGGATGAGTGGGTACTTGGAATGCAaatggcatctccacttaaaaacaATCTGTCACCTTTCAGTGAAGCAACCTGAAGCTACCCTCCGTGCATTGCCTTGCACAGAGCcgtgggcctttggggagcctagccgttgataggggccccctcccgcTCCTTTTATCctacaacatcaagtggatccaccgccccgtccccccccctttggggcTTTGGGTGAATTGAAGctggtgccatcttgttttaatgttagtttaatgttaattttaatttaatgttgtattttaatttaatgttgtattttaattttaatttaatgtattttaataaggtagggtttattttattagagccgtactaatttatatttactggattttaatcTGCTATTGTGCTCTATCATATGTTGTccattgccctgagccctcctggggagggcagtctataaacccaattaataataataataataataataataataataataataataataataataataataataataataataataataataataataataataataataataataataataataataataataataataataataataataataataataattggtagGTCGAGATGGGTTGGGATAATGGAGGAGCCACATTAATTGGCATCTGATCTATGATACTGTAATTGGAACTCAttcaaaactgtttttttaaaaaaatctgtagttAACAGGCGCCCCTGCTCTGTTACACCTAggttaccctcctatggaggagtccggccgttcccttggGAAGGGTTTTTAAGGAAAACGGGTTTATCAGACACCTTTTACTATGatattaaccactgttttaaggAAATTTTTAGTAAGTTTTAATGAATACCCACACGgatggagcctctgtgggttgctgttgttttaactcagggatcttcaaactatggccctccagatgttcatggactacaattcccatcagcccctgccagcatggccaagtggtagggctcatgggaattgtagtctatgaacatctggagggccatagtttgaagacccctgttttaactgtatagtttgctcctgaacttgatttgtattagtttgttgtgcaccacccggagcccctcggcgatagggcgatataaaaatataaataataaacaaacaaacaaacaaacaaacaaacaaacaaacaaataaataaataaataaataaataaatctctgcttttctgccattttcacTCAGGGTGATTGAAATTAAAAACTTAGAAGACTTCTTTTTGTTTCAACTGCCTCTTCTAAGATCACAGTGGCAATAGAGGAGCTTTCTTTGTATCCCAGAAACAAGATGCTGTTCCAAAAGGCCAGCTCTCCTGGCCCAATTGGGAACTGCTTTTTAGTACTGCCAGTGGCAAGTAGAGAATATGGGGGCAGTTTATATGGTGTTTTCCCCCCATTTCACATATTATCCTGGTAGCTTCTtcaagggatttgggcatcttagttgaaagttccatgggaatgtcaactcaatgcctggcagctgtgaaaaaggcaaactctgtgctggggataattaggaaaggaattgagaataaaactgcaaagattgtcatgcccttgtataaagctgtggtgcgaccgcacttggagtactgtgttcagttctggtcgccacatctcaaaaaagatattgaagaaatagaaaaagtgcagagaagggcaacgaggatgattgagggactggagtaccttccttatgaggagaggctccagcatttgggactctttagtttggtgaggagacgtctgaggggggataggattgaagtctataaaattatgcatggagtagaaaatgttgacagagagacatttttctctctttctcacaatactagaaccagggggcattcattgaaaatgctggggggaagaattaggactaataaaaggaaacacttcttcacgcaacatgtgattggtgtttggaatatgctgccacaggaggtggtgatggccactaacctggatagctttaaaaggagcttggatagatttatggaggagaagtcgatttatggctaccaatcttgatcctctttgatctgagattgcaaatgcctcagcagaccaggtgctcaggagcaacagccgcagaaggccattgctttcacatcctgcatgtgagctcccaaaggcacctggtgggccagtgcgagtagcagagagctggactagatggactgtggtctgatccagctggcttgttcttatgttcttatgttcttaagctgtcTGAGGTAAGGTAAGGTCCGTGGCCTTCTGCACAAACACAAGACTAAAAGTGATGTGGAGTTCCAAAAGCAAAAAGTGCCTTTCATCTTTCCTTCTAAATGTCATGAATACCAAGAATGTGCTGGTCTCAGTATCCATTCACTAAAGATGGAAAGGGAAGATAGCTGAGCTAGTTAAAAGGGGTGGGTTATACCTTTTATTAGACCTTCAGTAGATGAAAACTCCAGCACATTCTATTGTCTTGCAAATGCATTCAAAGGACAAGCAAACTTAGAATGTTAATCCAGTATCAAGATCTGAGTCGTGTGTGTGGATAGAGGCTAAAAAGCttactctaggccagtggtggcgaacctatggcattccagatgttcatggactacaattcccatcagcccctgacaggaattgtagtccgtgaacatctggagtgccctttgttcgccaccacggctctaggctgaCCATGTCTGCACAGAATCACTCGAGCAGGTGCTTTTGTACTGCCCTCTATTGAGACAGTCGATTCTGGCATAGAAAAAGGTTTATCAAACGAACAAAAAAATCTTACACTTGTTGAACAATGATGATGAAAATATAAGATAAGATAACTTTAAtatcattgtgcacgcacaatggaaatacaaacaaacatcccccgatgcacatttctaCAGTCCTCACTGAGAGTACAGCCAAATTTCTGTGACTccgggttggagattcggacagtccgaatctggatttttactgaatctgcactgattcggacggattcggatgagcaggatccgaatctgagctgtccgaatcctatcctaccagccgaattgcgtttttattttttggtgtttttttcacgtttcggcctgcagggggtgcatttttaaacatatcggagactgtcctgatgataccccccaagtttggtgctgtttggtttaggggggccaaaattatggacccccaaaaggggtgtccctatccccccattcattccaatgggaactaaggagatgagagctactgttttgagggtccataactttggcccccctgaaccaaactgcaccaaacttggagggtatcatcaggacagtctcctgatgataccctgaaatattggtactgatacatctacaaattcaccccctgcaggcacccccagaaatttgcccaagattctttgttctgcagtgacttagctgcattgctgtcaatggggaatttctgatagagggctgtggagtgcaca of Sphaerodactylus townsendi isolate TG3544 linkage group LG06, MPM_Stown_v2.3, whole genome shotgun sequence contains these proteins:
- the LOC125434642 gene encoding olfactory receptor 5V1-like, with the protein product MGVKNQTQVVEFVFLGFSGISYGHTYLSLVFLAIYLVTVLGNLMIFIMIQLDSSLHTPMYYFLSHLSCLDICLSSVTVPKILVNFLRQQQTISYNQCMAQMFFVMSFTGIEGGLLAVMAYDRYAAISKPLHYSRLMNTKVCTVLAFATWIWGFLNSILHTALSFKLDFCGVNQIHHIFCDLPPLTKIACNDAHINELAIRIASIFVGGGPLVFIVFSYVFILSSILKIRSTSGKRKAFSTCASHVIVVFIYYGNALLNYNSPSGGYSLATGTLVSTMYCIVTPMLNPLIYSLRNKEVKGALKKAVDSWRKSKHHHPIS